In the Malus domestica chromosome 16, GDT2T_hap1 genome, one interval contains:
- the LOC103433148 gene encoding uncharacterized protein, translating to MAFRAINELRLMLAPAGGNRAFATSAAPKMKHFAENVRDSEAAQSTMSSIWKFLRKPENAPVAVLLGFLIVPLTIGTHSALQQLMHAPMVVVNKNKRAMYEVDNPDAAVSSSDKFINKSFLRKVGHIQEPGSPSMPDSVQHDPFTRPRTAATLKTVGVDPSRR from the exons ATGGCTTTCCGGGCAATC AACGAGTTGAGATTAATGCTGGCTCCGGCGGGAGGGAACCGAGCTTTTGCAACCTCCGCCGCTCCGAAGATGAAACATTTTGCAGAAAATGTTCGTGATAGTGAGGCTGCTCAGTCTACCATGTCGAGCATCTG GAAATTTCTTAGAAAGCCAGAGAACGCACCCGTTGCTGTGCTGCTAGGGTTCCTAATTGTGCCTCTGACGATTGGGACGCATAGTGCTCTACAGCAGCTTATGCATGCCCCGATGGTTGTGGTCAACAAGAACAAGAGGGCCATGTACGAGGTTGACAACCCAGATGCTGCCGTTAGCTCATCCGACAAGTTTATCAACAAATCTTTCCTGAGGAAGGTTGGCCACATTCAGGAGCCCGGCAGCCCATCCATGCCTGATTCAGTCCAGCATGACCCTTTTACTcg GCCTCGCACGGCGGCGACGCTCAAGACTGTCGGAGTGGATCCAAGCCGTCGCTAA